A single genomic interval of Sulfurovum sp. TSL6 harbors:
- a CDS encoding carboxypeptidase regulatory-like domain-containing protein yields the protein MFKIGTMIIMSLMAMSLFTGCVQRDIHLNKNFWAHSSSVDDVNISDDNLTISEMMIMEDGEENKMARIEFPESEYYRLARTGKGTVKGTIYVKDYYDRRILGASTRLYLNPITSYSEQWYEESYLGGYKMQAADPRLFNYLKFTASDKNGEFAFYGVPSGSYYLIGTVKCGEECGYGSMKNIRIATKVSVHGNQIVEQDLTRSVE from the coding sequence ATGTTTAAAATAGGCACTATGATCATAATGTCACTCATGGCAATGTCTTTATTTACCGGATGTGTACAGAGAGATATACATTTAAATAAAAATTTTTGGGCGCATTCAAGTAGTGTAGATGATGTCAATATATCTGATGATAATCTTACCATATCTGAAATGATGATCATGGAGGATGGTGAAGAGAATAAAATGGCACGTATTGAATTCCCTGAATCAGAGTATTATCGTTTGGCTAGAACAGGTAAAGGAACAGTTAAGGGTACCATTTATGTGAAGGATTACTATGATAGACGTATATTGGGTGCAAGTACACGTCTCTACTTAAATCCGATCACAAGTTATTCTGAGCAGTGGTATGAAGAGAGTTATTTAGGCGGGTACAAGATGCAGGCAGCAGATCCTAGACTCTTTAATTATTTAAAATTCACCGCTTCAGACAAAAATGGAGAATTTGCATTTTATGGTGTGCCTTCGGGAAGTTATTATCTTATAGGCACGGTGAAATGTGGAGAAGAGTGTGGTTATGGAAGTATGAAAAATATACGTATAGCCACAAAAGTGAGTGTACATGGAAATCAAATCGTGGAGCAAGATTTGACCAGGAGTGTAGAGTAA
- the mnmE gene encoding tRNA uridine-5-carboxymethylaminomethyl(34) synthesis GTPase MnmE produces the protein MHNSIAAIATAHGVSSISIIRVSGDAALEIAHKISHLENITPRHAHLTSLYNFNNELIDHAIMIYFAAPHSFTGEEIVEFQCHGGMIVAQEILDTITSYGVRLAEPGEFSKRAFLNGKIDLTEAEAISKLIEAKSVDAAKILAKQMKGELKTFVDESRDALLRSLAYSEVMIDYAEEDIPDDIMSSIRTQLDALTDQIEQIVEASHRRRGLIEGFKVAIVGKPNVGKSSLLNALLSYDRAIVSDIAGTTRDTIEEQVRIGSHIIRLVDTAGIRESEDTIEKIGIERSLSSVKDADVIVALFDSSRPFDEEDAKILSILEAVEDKHIVVALNKSDLDRVFDITKLQAYDVLEVSAKKAFVKLTERLERLFDSIGEGEELMLISSRQIEAVNKAKSSIEEAKEPLMHGELEFFSYHLQEAVKSISSISKPYDSEEILDKMFGEFCLGK, from the coding sequence ATGCATAATTCAATTGCTGCCATTGCTACTGCACATGGTGTCTCTTCTATCTCTATCATCAGAGTGAGTGGAGATGCTGCATTGGAGATCGCACATAAGATATCTCATTTAGAAAACATTACCCCAAGACACGCACATCTCACATCTCTTTATAATTTTAACAATGAACTCATAGACCATGCGATCATGATATACTTTGCTGCACCACACAGCTTTACAGGTGAGGAGATCGTAGAGTTTCAGTGCCACGGCGGGATGATCGTCGCGCAGGAGATACTTGATACCATCACATCTTATGGCGTAAGACTTGCTGAACCGGGTGAGTTCTCTAAGCGTGCATTTCTTAATGGCAAGATCGATCTTACAGAAGCAGAGGCCATTTCAAAACTGATAGAAGCCAAAAGTGTAGATGCAGCAAAGATATTGGCTAAACAGATGAAAGGCGAACTCAAAACCTTTGTGGATGAGAGCAGGGATGCACTTTTAAGATCTTTGGCATACTCTGAAGTCATGATCGATTATGCAGAAGAAGATATCCCTGATGATATTATGAGCAGTATACGTACACAGTTGGATGCGCTCACAGATCAGATAGAACAAATTGTTGAAGCGAGTCACAGGCGAAGAGGCTTGATAGAAGGTTTTAAGGTAGCGATCGTAGGGAAACCAAATGTAGGTAAAAGTTCTCTACTGAATGCCTTGCTTTCGTATGACAGGGCCATCGTCAGTGATATTGCAGGGACAACCAGAGATACGATCGAGGAGCAGGTACGCATAGGTTCCCATATTATACGATTGGTAGATACCGCAGGGATACGTGAATCAGAGGATACGATAGAAAAGATAGGAATAGAACGTTCACTTTCATCAGTGAAGGATGCTGATGTCATTGTTGCACTTTTTGACAGTTCACGTCCGTTTGATGAGGAAGATGCAAAAATACTTTCTATTCTTGAAGCAGTAGAAGATAAACATATTGTTGTGGCCCTAAACAAATCAGATCTTGATAGGGTATTTGATATCACGAAACTTCAGGCATATGACGTATTGGAAGTCAGTGCCAAAAAAGCTTTTGTGAAACTTACAGAAAGACTTGAACGCCTTTTTGATAGCATCGGAGAAGGAGAAGAGCTTATGCTGATCTCTTCTAGACAGATCGAAGCCGTCAATAAAGCAAAATCCTCTATAGAAGAAGCAAAAGAACCTTTAATGCATGGTGAGTTAGAGTTTTTTTCCTATCATTTGCAAGAAGCGGTCAAGTCTATCTCATCTATATCTAAACCTTATGACTCTGAAGAGATACTAGACAAAATGTTCGGTGAATTCTGTTTAGGAAAATAA
- the wecB gene encoding non-hydrolyzing UDP-N-acetylglucosamine 2-epimerase, with amino-acid sequence MKKVLLVFSTRPEAIKMAPLVLAFKKQSQDIDTKVCVTAQHREMLDQVLDIFDIVPDFDLNIMKAGQYLYDITSHILLGMKEVLMEYQPDVLFVHGDTTTTIASAMSAFYQKIPVAHVEAGLRTGNIYSTWPEEANRKLTSQITKFHFAPTETSKDNLLKGNIDKDDIYVTGNTVIDALFWVLDKIENHILVMRNTTERPEALEAGTVKLVGTNPITIVNEGNKLLKDRSIYESMSQIDNPYGDGKACQKILNLIKEKYAN; translated from the coding sequence ATGAAAAAAGTATTACTCGTATTTAGTACAAGACCTGAAGCCATTAAAATGGCACCCCTTGTACTGGCATTTAAAAAACAATCACAAGATATAGACACAAAAGTTTGTGTGACTGCACAACATAGAGAAATGCTCGATCAAGTATTAGATATTTTTGACATTGTTCCCGATTTTGATCTTAATATTATGAAAGCGGGACAATATCTATATGATATAACAAGTCATATTCTACTTGGAATGAAAGAAGTGCTTATGGAGTATCAACCTGATGTACTTTTTGTACATGGCGATACTACAACAACTATTGCTTCAGCCATGAGCGCATTTTATCAAAAGATACCAGTTGCTCATGTGGAAGCAGGTCTTCGTACCGGTAATATCTACAGTACTTGGCCAGAAGAAGCAAACCGTAAACTCACATCACAGATTACCAAATTTCATTTTGCACCTACAGAAACTAGTAAAGATAATCTCTTAAAAGGGAATATAGATAAAGATGATATTTATGTAACAGGAAATACGGTCATTGATGCATTGTTTTGGGTATTAGACAAGATTGAGAATCATATATTGGTAATGCGTAATACAACTGAAAGACCGGAAGCGCTTGAAGCTGGTACAGTAAAACTGGTGGGAACAAACCCCATAACGATAGTAAACGAAGGAAATAAATTACTGAAAGATAGATCAATTTATGAGAGTATGAGCCAAATCGATAATCCATATGGAGATGGAAAAGCATGCCAAAAAATTTTAAATCTGATAAAGGAAAAATATGCAAACTAA
- a CDS encoding DsrE family protein produces the protein MDKLLIVWSTSEIEVAKKMVLLYSSVILPRGYWDQAHLMVWGPSAKLLAENEALQEMVSQIKATGVELSCCVVCSDEYGVTEKLASLGIDMIHTGELLTDALKEEWKVITF, from the coding sequence ATGGATAAATTACTCATCGTATGGAGTACTTCCGAGATAGAAGTGGCCAAAAAGATGGTACTGCTCTACTCAAGTGTCATTCTGCCAAGAGGCTACTGGGATCAAGCCCATTTAATGGTATGGGGACCTTCTGCAAAACTTTTGGCAGAAAATGAAGCATTGCAAGAGATGGTATCTCAGATCAAAGCAACAGGTGTCGAACTCTCATGCTGTGTGGTATGCAGTGATGAATATGGCGTGACCGAGAAGCTGGCTTCATTAGGGATAGATATGATCCATACCGGAGAACTACTGACTGATGCATTGAAAGAAGAGTGGAAAGTAATCACTTTTTAA
- the purH gene encoding bifunctional phosphoribosylaminoimidazolecarboxamide formyltransferase/IMP cyclohydrolase: protein MRALISVSDKSGVENFAKELVALGYEIISTGGTYKKLQDAGIAVIEANEVTKFPECFEGRVKTLNPYIHGGILHRRDKQSHLDQAKELGVEGIDLVCVNLYPFKATIEKTDDFEEIIENIDIGGPAMVRSAAKNFDSVIIVTDVADYDTVLDNLKNDTNTVEFRRDMMIKAFEHTAAYDSMIANYMNGRFNDGFGEYQFITGKKSFQTRYGENPHQKGALYEFDNHFTNNFKQVKGEASFNNINDVNGALKIASSFGDENAVCIVKHGNPCGFAIKGTLLESYTEALKCDPVSAFGGVVAVNGVVTKELAEKMNEIFLEVVMAADFDADALEVFEKKKRLKLFAQGGTKLVMSNDSHDFKHVDGGFVYQNADCICDGEVHNAEKKSELTATAQEMKDLEIAWKVAGLTKSNCVVYVKDSAMVAVGMGMTSRVDAAQCALKKAKEMDLDVSGAAMASEAFFPFRDSIDAAAAAGVKAIIEPGGSIRDDEVIEAANEHGISLYFTTVRHFLH from the coding sequence ATGAGAGCACTAATATCAGTAAGTGACAAAAGCGGTGTAGAGAACTTTGCCAAAGAGTTGGTAGCATTAGGTTATGAGATCATTTCAACGGGTGGTACATATAAAAAACTTCAAGATGCAGGTATCGCAGTGATTGAAGCCAATGAAGTGACAAAATTTCCTGAGTGTTTCGAGGGAAGAGTGAAGACGCTTAACCCGTATATCCACGGTGGTATTTTACATAGAAGGGATAAACAGTCTCACTTAGACCAGGCAAAAGAGCTCGGTGTAGAAGGGATTGATCTTGTATGTGTGAATCTTTATCCGTTTAAAGCAACGATTGAAAAGACGGATGATTTTGAAGAGATCATTGAGAACATTGACATCGGTGGGCCAGCGATGGTGAGAAGTGCCGCAAAGAACTTTGACAGTGTGATCATTGTGACTGATGTTGCAGATTATGACACGGTACTTGATAACCTGAAAAATGATACAAACACAGTTGAGTTCAGAAGAGATATGATGATCAAAGCTTTTGAACATACTGCTGCGTATGATTCAATGATAGCAAACTACATGAACGGTCGTTTTAACGATGGTTTTGGTGAGTATCAGTTCATTACTGGTAAAAAATCATTCCAAACACGTTATGGTGAGAACCCACACCAAAAAGGTGCACTCTATGAGTTTGACAACCACTTCACGAACAATTTCAAACAGGTCAAAGGTGAAGCAAGTTTCAACAACATCAATGATGTGAACGGTGCACTGAAGATCGCATCGAGTTTTGGTGATGAAAATGCTGTATGTATAGTAAAACATGGAAATCCTTGTGGTTTTGCGATTAAAGGTACACTTTTAGAATCCTATACAGAAGCACTTAAGTGTGACCCGGTATCTGCATTCGGTGGTGTGGTTGCAGTCAATGGTGTAGTGACTAAAGAACTTGCAGAGAAGATGAATGAGATTTTCCTTGAAGTGGTCATGGCCGCAGATTTTGATGCAGATGCTTTAGAAGTGTTTGAGAAGAAAAAACGTCTTAAACTGTTTGCCCAGGGTGGAACAAAACTTGTGATGTCAAATGACAGCCATGATTTCAAACATGTAGATGGCGGATTTGTCTATCAGAATGCAGACTGTATCTGTGATGGTGAAGTACACAATGCAGAGAAAAAATCAGAACTGACAGCTACAGCACAAGAGATGAAAGACTTGGAGATTGCATGGAAAGTGGCTGGTCTTACAAAGTCTAATTGTGTAGTCTATGTAAAAGATTCGGCGATGGTTGCTGTAGGTATGGGTATGACAAGCCGTGTAGATGCTGCACAGTGTGCCCTTAAAAAAGCCAAAGAGATGGATCTGGATGTGAGCGGTGCAGCGATGGCATCTGAAGCCTTCTTCCCGTTCCGTGACAGTATTGATGCAGCGGCAGCAGCGGGTGTAAAAGCGATCATTGAACCTGGCGGAAGTATCAGAGATGATGAAGTCATTGAAGCGGCTAATGAACATGGTATCTCTCTTTACTTTACTACGGTAAGACACTTTTTACATTAA
- the rfbA gene encoding glucose-1-phosphate thymidylyltransferase RfbA — translation MKGIILAGGSGTRLYPITKVISKQLLPVYDKPMIYYPLSVLMLAGIHEVLIISTSQDLGRFMELLGDGSHLGMKFEYIVQESPLGLADAFILGETFIGDDSVCLILGDNIFYGPGLTPRLEEAAKQTDGATIFGYYVKDPERFGIVEFDENDKVISIEEKPINPKSNYAVTGLYFYDNDVVEIAKNVQPSERGEIEITSINQEYLKRNNLRVELLGRGYAWLDTGTHESLAQASLYIQNIEQRQGYKVACIEEVAYYKGWISSEELIALAQPLKKTEYGQYMLEMAKGK, via the coding sequence ATGAAAGGGATTATATTAGCAGGGGGAAGCGGTACAAGGCTTTATCCGATTACAAAAGTGATATCAAAACAACTGCTTCCCGTATATGATAAACCAATGATCTACTATCCACTATCTGTTTTGATGCTTGCAGGAATACATGAAGTATTGATTATTTCAACTTCCCAGGATCTTGGTCGATTTATGGAGCTTTTAGGTGATGGATCACATCTAGGTATGAAGTTTGAGTATATTGTTCAGGAGTCTCCTCTGGGGTTGGCTGATGCCTTTATACTTGGTGAGACTTTTATTGGTGATGACAGTGTTTGCTTGATTCTTGGTGACAATATTTTTTATGGTCCCGGGTTGACACCAAGGTTGGAAGAAGCGGCAAAACAAACGGATGGTGCTACAATATTTGGTTATTATGTTAAAGACCCGGAACGTTTTGGTATAGTCGAATTTGATGAGAATGATAAAGTGATATCGATTGAAGAAAAGCCGATTAATCCGAAGAGTAATTATGCAGTGACCGGCCTTTATTTTTATGATAACGATGTTGTGGAGATAGCAAAAAATGTCCAGCCATCAGAACGGGGAGAGATTGAGATCACATCCATAAATCAGGAGTATCTGAAACGAAATAATTTACGGGTAGAACTGTTAGGAAGGGGTTATGCTTGGCTTGATACAGGCACGCATGAAAGTCTTGCTCAAGCAAGCTTGTATATTCAGAATATAGAACAACGACAGGGCTATAAAGTTGCTTGTATTGAAGAAGTTGCCTATTATAAAGGGTGGATCAGCAGTGAAGAACTCATTGCATTGGCCCAGCCACTTAAAAAAACAGAATATGGTCAATATATGCTAGAAATGGCAAAAGGAAAATAA
- the purL gene encoding phosphoribosylformylglycinamidine synthase subunit PurL translates to MSQPIEDLDEVLKNHKLSKEEYQDILRILDGRHPNIVEIGIFSAMWSEHCSYKSSTKYLRGFPTEAPWVIQGPGENAGVIDIGEGMAAVFKMESHNHPSYIEPFQGAATGVGGILRDIFTMGARPVANLNALRFGTVNGDSDIAKYQRHLVRGVVDGIGSYGNCMGVPTIGGEVSFDESYNGNILVNAFSLGLVKSDEIFLGVASGIGNSVMYVGSKTGRDGLGGAVMSSDSFTEESKSLRPTVQVGDPFTEKLLLEACLELFKTDHVVGIQDMGAAGLTSSAFEMAGKTGAGLIMHLDKVPAREEGMMPYDFMLSESQERMLICAKKGSEQAIIDIFEKWELDVAVIGEVTDTARMELMWHGEKCADMPIAPVSEEAPVLDRPIARPAYLDEVNAKSVESYPAVDDQKAYETLLSNIEISDKAWVYNQYDSMVQTNTTKGPGSLDASSIRIKENGKALAMSSDCNPRYCYIDPKKGAALAVVESGRNVAMSGARPLSITDCLNYGNPENPEVMWQFAQGCEGIKEACLELNTPVVSGNVSLYNETNGVSVFPTPAIAMVGLNDDQNKVLPSAFQKDGSQILLIGETRGEFGGSLYIKALHGETAGSLPTFDYKTELALWELVIEANKQGLLKSAKDVNVGGLAIALSKMAAVSNKGVSAEIALDESRNIFDESQSRALLEVSDENVEAVVRMAMDLGIKVTNIGTVGGESVKINDVELSLEKVKDIYFNTFARTIEQDL, encoded by the coding sequence ATGTCACAACCTATTGAAGATTTAGATGAAGTTTTAAAAAATCACAAACTCAGTAAAGAAGAGTACCAGGATATTTTACGTATCTTAGACGGTCGTCACCCAAATATCGTAGAAATAGGTATTTTTTCTGCAATGTGGTCAGAGCACTGTTCTTACAAGTCAAGTACAAAATACCTTAGAGGTTTCCCTACAGAGGCACCATGGGTCATCCAGGGACCAGGTGAAAATGCAGGTGTCATCGATATAGGTGAAGGTATGGCGGCTGTCTTTAAAATGGAAAGTCATAACCACCCGTCATATATAGAACCTTTTCAGGGTGCAGCGACAGGTGTAGGAGGTATACTCAGGGATATTTTTACCATGGGAGCAAGACCGGTAGCAAACCTTAATGCTTTGCGCTTTGGTACAGTGAATGGTGACAGTGACATTGCAAAATACCAAAGACACCTTGTACGTGGAGTAGTAGACGGTATCGGATCTTACGGTAACTGTATGGGTGTTCCTACGATCGGGGGTGAAGTGAGTTTCGATGAGAGTTATAATGGCAACATTCTTGTGAATGCCTTTTCTCTTGGACTGGTAAAATCAGATGAGATCTTTTTAGGTGTTGCATCAGGTATAGGTAACTCTGTGATGTATGTAGGTTCTAAAACAGGTCGTGACGGTCTTGGTGGTGCAGTCATGAGTTCTGACTCTTTTACCGAAGAGTCTAAGTCACTCCGTCCAACAGTGCAGGTTGGGGATCCATTTACTGAGAAACTTCTTCTTGAAGCATGTTTAGAACTCTTCAAGACAGACCATGTGGTAGGTATCCAGGATATGGGTGCAGCAGGGCTTACTTCTTCAGCATTCGAAATGGCGGGTAAAACAGGTGCAGGTCTTATCATGCACTTAGACAAAGTACCTGCGAGAGAAGAGGGAATGATGCCTTATGACTTCATGCTCTCTGAGTCTCAAGAGCGTATGCTCATTTGTGCGAAAAAGGGAAGTGAACAAGCCATCATCGATATCTTTGAAAAATGGGAATTGGATGTTGCTGTGATCGGTGAAGTGACAGATACAGCGCGTATGGAATTGATGTGGCATGGTGAAAAGTGTGCAGATATGCCTATCGCTCCCGTGAGTGAAGAAGCACCGGTACTCGATAGACCTATAGCAAGACCTGCGTACTTAGATGAAGTGAATGCGAAATCTGTAGAGAGTTATCCAGCAGTGGATGATCAGAAAGCCTATGAAACACTGCTTTCAAATATCGAAATTTCAGATAAAGCCTGGGTATATAATCAGTATGATTCTATGGTCCAGACCAACACAACGAAAGGGCCAGGAAGTCTGGATGCCTCTTCTATCCGTATCAAAGAAAATGGAAAAGCTTTGGCGATGAGTTCTGACTGTAATCCGCGTTACTGTTATATCGATCCAAAAAAAGGTGCAGCACTTGCAGTAGTGGAGTCTGGACGTAATGTCGCAATGTCTGGGGCTAGACCACTTTCTATCACGGACTGTCTGAACTACGGTAACCCGGAAAATCCTGAAGTGATGTGGCAGTTTGCACAGGGATGTGAAGGTATCAAAGAAGCATGTTTAGAGCTGAATACGCCGGTGGTTAGTGGTAATGTATCGCTTTATAATGAAACCAATGGTGTTTCTGTATTCCCTACACCTGCAATCGCGATGGTAGGGCTCAACGATGATCAGAACAAAGTACTCCCTTCAGCATTCCAGAAAGATGGAAGTCAAATCCTTCTTATAGGTGAAACCAGAGGTGAATTCGGTGGATCACTCTATATTAAAGCATTGCATGGTGAAACAGCTGGGTCTTTACCGACATTTGACTATAAAACAGAACTCGCACTTTGGGAACTTGTCATCGAAGCGAACAAACAGGGACTTTTAAAGTCTGCAAAAGATGTGAATGTGGGTGGATTAGCCATCGCACTTTCTAAAATGGCAGCAGTCTCTAACAAAGGGGTAAGCGCTGAGATCGCTTTGGATGAGAGTAGAAATATCTTTGATGAGTCACAAAGCAGGGCACTTTTAGAAGTCTCGGACGAGAATGTAGAAGCTGTCGTTCGTATGGCTATGGATCTAGGTATTAAAGTGACAAATATCGGTACAGTTGGTGGAGAGAGCGTGAAGATAAATGATGTGGAACTTTCTTTGGAGAAAGTAAAAGATATTTACTTTAATACGTTTGCTCGTACCATTGAGCAGGACCTGTAA
- the wecC gene encoding UDP-N-acetyl-D-mannosamine dehydrogenase, with the protein MQTKTVCVMGLGYIGLPTAALLANRKYQVHGVDVVQSTVDTINQGKIHIVEPDLDTFVRSAVNSGNLIADIKPQESDVFIIAVPTPFHDGYVPNIDYVLTATESIAPYVKDGNIIILESTSPVGTTDKVAEVLQEQGVDISKVHIAHCPERVLPGQIMRELVENDRIVGGLNEEATDETAAFYKTFVSGQILKTDAKTAEMAKLTENSYRDVNIAFANELSILSDKFGINVWELISLANRHPRVNILQPGAGVGGHCIAVDPWFIVHAGGEDAKIIRTAREVNTYKTEWAIEKIKNVALIIEKDNGKKAKVACMGLAFKPNIDDLRESPALYITRRLIAEGLEVLPVEPNLKTSDEFELVQDEEAINDADIIVFLVAHDEFKGIRIFGKEVFDFCGVTKYNQKKDIK; encoded by the coding sequence ATGCAAACTAAAACAGTATGTGTCATGGGATTAGGATATATAGGTCTTCCGACAGCAGCACTCTTGGCCAACCGTAAATATCAAGTACATGGTGTTGATGTAGTACAAAGTACCGTGGATACCATTAATCAAGGTAAGATCCATATTGTAGAGCCGGATCTAGATACCTTTGTCCGTTCGGCTGTAAATTCAGGTAACCTGATCGCAGATATAAAACCACAAGAATCAGATGTATTCATCATTGCAGTTCCTACACCATTTCATGACGGTTATGTACCAAATATAGATTATGTTCTTACTGCAACTGAGTCTATTGCTCCCTATGTTAAAGATGGAAATATTATTATCTTAGAGTCTACTTCTCCTGTAGGCACTACAGATAAAGTGGCAGAAGTATTGCAAGAACAGGGAGTAGACATAAGTAAGGTGCATATAGCCCATTGTCCCGAGCGTGTTTTACCTGGACAAATTATGCGTGAATTGGTAGAGAATGACCGTATAGTAGGAGGTCTTAATGAAGAAGCAACTGATGAGACAGCAGCCTTTTATAAAACCTTTGTGAGCGGGCAAATACTGAAGACAGATGCAAAAACAGCTGAAATGGCTAAACTGACTGAGAACAGTTATCGAGATGTGAACATAGCATTTGCCAATGAACTCTCTATTTTATCAGATAAATTTGGTATTAATGTTTGGGAACTGATTTCCCTTGCAAACCGTCATCCACGTGTAAACATTTTACAACCAGGTGCAGGAGTAGGGGGACATTGTATTGCGGTTGATCCCTGGTTCATTGTGCATGCAGGTGGAGAAGATGCAAAGATTATCAGGACAGCCAGAGAGGTTAATACTTACAAAACAGAATGGGCTATAGAAAAGATAAAAAATGTAGCACTGATAATTGAGAAAGATAATGGTAAAAAAGCCAAGGTTGCATGTATGGGACTGGCGTTTAAACCAAATATTGATGACCTTAGAGAGTCTCCTGCACTTTATATCACAAGACGTTTAATTGCTGAAGGACTTGAAGTTCTCCCTGTAGAACCGAATCTAAAAACTTCAGATGAATTTGAGCTTGTTCAAGATGAAGAGGCTATTAATGATGCAGATATCATCGTATTTTTAGTAGCACATGATGAATTCAAGGGTATACGTATCTTTGGAAAAGAAGTATTTGATTTTTGTGGTGTTACGAAATATAATCAAAAAAAGGACATAAAATGA
- a CDS encoding SEL1-like repeat protein, with translation MQSVEYLNDLENVELYILLALSVFTIWFIFSTIKYYKGEKRKVKQLYRFAKKGEVEAQYSLAHRYRKGHAVKKSCQKAAFWYQKAAFSGDDDARSFLEKIHEKKRC, from the coding sequence ATGCAGAGTGTTGAATATTTGAATGATCTGGAAAACGTAGAGCTTTATATACTTTTGGCTTTGTCTGTTTTTACGATTTGGTTTATCTTTAGTACGATCAAGTATTATAAAGGTGAAAAAAGAAAAGTAAAGCAGCTGTATCGATTTGCCAAAAAGGGTGAAGTTGAGGCACAATACTCTTTAGCGCATAGATATCGCAAGGGGCATGCTGTCAAAAAAAGTTGTCAGAAAGCAGCATTCTGGTATCAAAAGGCTGCCTTTTCCGGTGATGATGATGCAAGAAGTTTTTTAGAAAAGATACATGAAAAGAAGCGTTGTTAA
- a CDS encoding dUTP diphosphatase — MDKILQMLLLQQQLNDATNGEGWEKGITKNGKLIDWKRATYLECAELIESYPWKHWKNIDAEPDYANIRIEAVDIWHFIMSQGLEDYKMKNLGCIDTLSRSISKLPNFQNFLADIIPTTKDHYAQIEVVENLMRTIFCEDSTEKLMEAFIDVAVQSGLNLDALYKLYVGKNILNQFRQDHGYKEGTYIKIWNSEEDNVVMQRVLEENEDVTPDGLYKALEEAYPKG; from the coding sequence ATGGATAAGATTTTACAAATGCTGCTGCTTCAACAACAACTCAATGATGCAACCAATGGTGAAGGTTGGGAAAAGGGTATTACTAAAAACGGGAAACTCATTGACTGGAAACGTGCTACCTACTTGGAGTGTGCCGAACTTATAGAGTCTTACCCTTGGAAACACTGGAAAAATATAGATGCTGAGCCTGATTATGCAAATATTAGGATAGAAGCTGTAGATATTTGGCATTTTATCATGTCACAGGGACTGGAAGACTATAAGATGAAAAATCTCGGATGTATTGATACATTGTCAAGAAGTATTTCAAAGTTACCTAATTTTCAAAACTTTTTAGCCGATATCATACCTACAACAAAAGATCATTATGCACAAATAGAAGTAGTCGAGAACTTGATGAGAACAATTTTTTGCGAAGATTCAACAGAAAAACTTATGGAAGCATTTATCGATGTGGCGGTACAATCCGGACTCAACCTAGATGCGTTGTATAAACTTTATGTGGGGAAAAATATCTTAAACCAGTTCAGACAGGACCACGGTTATAAAGAGGGTACCTACATCAAAATATGGAATAGTGAGGAAGATAATGTTGTCATGCAACGCGTACTTGAAGAAAATGAAGATGTGACGCCAGACGGTCTCTACAAAGCTTTGGAAGAAGCTTATCCAAAAGGATAA